The window GAATGTCCTGCGCTCGCTCTGGACCGCGATCGAACCCGTATCGGACGCGTCCCATGAACGTGCCTCGGTCGAGAGCGTGACGATCACCCATCGCGTTTGGCTGAGCCATCGCAGCGACATCGCCGCCGGCATGCGCTTTCGCAAGGGTCGGCGCATTCTGGCGATCCGCACCGTGATGGACCCGGACGAAACCGGCCGCTTCATCGTCTGCCGTTGCGAGGAGGAAAGCCCGTGAGTGCAGCGAACCTGCTTCTGCAGGCGATTTTCGCACGGCTTGCCGGTGACGCCACGCTGGTGGGTCTTGTCCCCGGCGGTATTGCCGACCGGCTTTTACCGCGCGGGCTATTGCCCTCAATCATTATCGGAAACCTTGAAAGCCGCGACTATTCGACGGCGACGGAAAAGGCCGAGGAACATTTTCTGGCGCTGGAAATCTGGAGCGACGCCAACGGCCGCAGGCGCGCAGGCGAGATTGCCGAGCGGGTGAAAACCCTGCTCGACGATGCACCCCTTCCGCTTGCCGGCGTCTCGCTCGTCAGTCTGCAATTCCTTTCCAGCTGCTCACGACGGGAGCCGAAGACGCGGAATTTCCTTGCGGAAATGCGTTTCAGGGCGGTGACGGAATAGTGTCGTTTCAGGAGCCCTGCCTGCGCACGGCTTTCCACAGGACGATCAGCAGCAGAAATGAAATGCCGATCAACACGGAAGCGATGGTCAGCATGGCCGATACCCCGCCACGATCCAGCGCCATCGTGAAGACGACGGGTGCAACGGCAATGGCAAGGTTTTGCGGCAGCGAGATGCGTGCGGCCTGAAGGCCATATTCCTCCGGTGAAAACACCGCCAGCGGCAACACCGCCCGGCTGACGGTGAGAACGCCCGCACCGAAGCCGAAGAACACGATGAAGGCAATGAAAGCGGGCACAGCCGGGGCAAAAGCGAGCAGCAGCAGGAGCGAGAGCAGCAGAAGACAGAAGCCGATCATGGCGGTGACGAAAGGATTGCCGTGTTTTCCAAGCAGGAAATCCAGTCCGCGTGCCGTAATCGCAAGCACGCTGCGCGCCGCTGCCAGCTGCACGGCAAGCGATTGCGTGGCGCCCGCCTGCACCAGCAAAAGGGGCAGCAGCGGCGACAGGCCGAAGGTCGTGAAAGCGCTGATCGTCGTCATGGCGGCCAGCAGCAGAAAGGCGCGTTTCGTATCGACAGGCGAAGGTGCAATCGCGGCCGCTTCGCCTGACTTTGCGGTTTTACGGGCCGGGCGTCCCGGAAGGACGAAGACATAAAGAGGCAGAAGGACGAAGAGTTGCAGACAGGCATAAGCGATGAGGGTGCCGCGCCAGCCGAAGTGCTCAGCCGCAATCGCGGTAAGCGGCAGGAAAACCGCCGCAGAAAGCCCGGTAAACAGCATCAGAAGCGTCAGCAACCGGCCGCTTTCCGCGCCGACGCGTTCAACAACGGCGGCATGGGCCGCTGTCGTCAGGCCGCAGGCAGCGGCAAGACCTATCACGGCCCAGCCGATGGCATAGCTTATCACGCCGCCTGCAAAGGCGAGCAGGGTAAAACCGGCGGCAAACAGCAACGAACCAGCAACAAGCACGGGCGCTGCGCCGTGGCGCACGAGCGTTTTTCCGAGATACGGACCACATAGCGCGCTGATGGTCATCATGACGGTGAGGCCGGCGAAAACCACCTCATTCGCGATGACCAGCTCCTGTCCGATCCGCGGCCCAAGCACGGCCAGCATATCGAAACCGCTGCCCCAGCTGATGATCTGCCCGACCGCAAGCACGCCGATAAGGCGCACGCGAGACGTGGAAGGGGCGGCGTCGGACATGATGAAAATCGGGGGTGCGAGATGCGGGAGAGCTTTTGGTAGCAGGCCTATTGCTAGCCGGCAACATCAATCGAGACGACATCAACTGAAACGGCCCTGGCCGACACGAGAGGGAGAACATCATGGTGGCGCAGAAGGGCAAGGACCTGCTGCTGAAGATCAACAATGCCGGTTCCTATGTGACCGTGGCGGGGCTCAGAACCAAGCGGCTGGCCTTCAATGCGCAGGCCGTCGACATAACCGACGGTGAAAGCGCCGGACGCTGGCGCGAGCTTCTGGCCGGCGCAGGCGTGCAGCGGGCGTCGCTGACGGCGTCCGGCATCTTCAAGGACCTGGCGAGCGATGCGCTGGTGCGCGGCGCGTTTTTTGCCGGCACCATTCCGGGCTGGCAAGTCGTCATTCCGGATTTCGGCACCATCACCGGACCGCTCCAGATCGTTGCGCTTGAATATTCCGGCCGTCACGATGGTGAGGTGCAATTCGAGATCGCGCTGGAATCGGCCGGTCTCCTCACATTTGGAGCGCTCTGATGCCGCAGGGATTGCGTTACGGGCGGGCGAACCGCCATCGCGGCGAGATCGAGGCGCTGATTGACGGCGAAAGGCGTATTCTCTGCCTGACGCTCGGCGCCCTCGCCGAACTCGAAACCGCCTTTCAGGCCGATGATCTCACCGCGCTTGCCGAGCGTTTTGCAGGCGGGCGCATGAAGGCCGCCGACATCATCCGGGTGATCGGTGCGGGCCTGCGCGGTGCGGGCAATGTGTTTTCCGATGAGGATGTGGCCGCGGCGACCGTCGAGGGCGGCATTGCCGGCCACGCCGCGATTGTCGCCGATCTTTTGACGGCGACCTTCGCCGGTTCCAGGGGAGAGACGTCGCCGGACCCTTGAGCGCCGCAGCAGGCGGGGCAGGCGATACTACAGGGCGTCCGTTCCCTTGGGAGGCGGTAATCCACACCGGCTTCTGCCTGCTGCGGCTCTCTTCCGACACCTTCTGGCGGCTGACGCCGAGGGAGTTTTTCGCCATGACGGGTGGCACACGCGCTCTTTTCCGCACGGTCGACCGTCAGTCGATGGAGACGATGATGCGGCTTTTTCCGGATGGGTGAGTTGCGTTTTGCACCATGGAAACGACCAGGCAATTCAAAAATATACGGCTCCGTTTTGAATCAGAAAGGCAAGGGCGATGGCAGGCGAAGGATCGATTGCGGAAAGCCGCGGGGAGGCGGAAGTCCTCCTTGACGTGATGGGCGATCTCGAGCGGCGGTCCGAGAGGTTCGGTGCGGCTCTTGCCGCCGCCATGCAGTCAGCGACGACGGGTGGCAGGGGGCTGGACGAGGTGCTGCGCGGGCTTGGGGAGCGTCTCTCCGGCATGGCGCTTTCCGCCGGGCTGAAGCCGTTTGAGACCATGATCGGCAACGCCGTCGGCGGGCTTTTGAACGGTGGCGGTTCGTTGTTCGCCTTTGCCGATGGTGGCGTGCCGGGACGCAGCATCACGCCTTTTGCGGATGGCGGCGTGGTTTCCAGCCCCGCTTTTTTCCCGATGGGCGGCGGGCTTGGCCTGATGGGCGAGGCGGGGGCGGAGGCGATCCTGCCGCTGAAGCGCGGCTCGGATGGCGCTCTCGGTGTCGCCGCACCGGCAGGCGGCGGTGGTGGGCAGATCGTTTTCAACGTGACGGCGACCGATGCGGCGAGCTTCAAGAAAACCGAAGGCCAGATCGCCGCCATGCTTGCCCGCAGCGTCGGGCGCGGCCAGCGCGGATTGTGACGTGCGGCATGTCCACTTGCGAGCGGGCGCCTTGATTTCTCCAACACAGTAAAAAGATTCGTGGAACAACAAGATGGCGGCATTTCATGAAGTGCGGTTTCCGCTGAGGCTTGCGCTTGGCGTGAGCGGCGGGCCGGTGAGGCGAACCGATATCGTCAACCTTTCCAGCGGCCGGGAAAACCGCAATCAGCGCTGGAAGAATGCCAGGCGCGCCTATGACGCCGGATCCGGTATTCGCTCCGTTGCCGATCTTTACGAGGTGCTCTCCTTTTTCGAGGCGCGTCGCGGCGAGCTTTACGGTTTCAGGTTTCGCGATCCCGTGGACTTCAAATCCTGCCCGCCGGGCGAGGCGCCTGCCGCGACCGACCATAAGATCGGCACCGGCGACGGGATGATGGCGCGTTTTCAGCTGGTGAAGACCTATGCCGATGCCGGCGGTTCCTTCACGCGGCGGGTGGAGAAA is drawn from Agrobacterium tumefaciens and contains these coding sequences:
- a CDS encoding phage tail assembly chaperone produces the protein MSAAAGGAGDTTGRPFPWEAVIHTGFCLLRLSSDTFWRLTPREFFAMTGGTRALFRTVDRQSMETMMRLFPDG
- a CDS encoding phage major tail protein, TP901-1 family encodes the protein MVAQKGKDLLLKINNAGSYVTVAGLRTKRLAFNAQAVDITDGESAGRWRELLAGAGVQRASLTASGIFKDLASDALVRGAFFAGTIPGWQVVIPDFGTITGPLQIVALEYSGRHDGEVQFEIALESAGLLTFGAL
- a CDS encoding MFS transporter; its protein translation is MSDAAPSTSRVRLIGVLAVGQIISWGSGFDMLAVLGPRIGQELVIANEVVFAGLTVMMTISALCGPYLGKTLVRHGAAPVLVAGSLLFAAGFTLLAFAGGVISYAIGWAVIGLAAACGLTTAAHAAVVERVGAESGRLLTLLMLFTGLSAAVFLPLTAIAAEHFGWRGTLIAYACLQLFVLLPLYVFVLPGRPARKTAKSGEAAAIAPSPVDTKRAFLLLAAMTTISAFTTFGLSPLLPLLLVQAGATQSLAVQLAAARSVLAITARGLDFLLGKHGNPFVTAMIGFCLLLLSLLLLLAFAPAVPAFIAFIVFFGFGAGVLTVSRAVLPLAVFSPEEYGLQAARISLPQNLAIAVAPVVFTMALDRGGVSAMLTIASVLIGISFLLLIVLWKAVRRQGS
- a CDS encoding gene transfer agent family protein, which produces MPQGLRYGRANRHRGEIEALIDGERRILCLTLGALAELETAFQADDLTALAERFAGGRMKAADIIRVIGAGLRGAGNVFSDEDVAAATVEGGIAGHAAIVADLLTATFAGSRGETSPDP
- a CDS encoding DUF3168 domain-containing protein, which translates into the protein MSAANLLLQAIFARLAGDATLVGLVPGGIADRLLPRGLLPSIIIGNLESRDYSTATEKAEEHFLALEIWSDANGRRRAGEIAERVKTLLDDAPLPLAGVSLVSLQFLSSCSRREPKTRNFLAEMRFRAVTE
- a CDS encoding phage tail tape measure protein, with product MAGEGSIAESRGEAEVLLDVMGDLERRSERFGAALAAAMQSATTGGRGLDEVLRGLGERLSGMALSAGLKPFETMIGNAVGGLLNGGGSLFAFADGGVPGRSITPFADGGVVSSPAFFPMGGGLGLMGEAGAEAILPLKRGSDGALGVAAPAGGGGGQIVFNVTATDAASFKKTEGQIAAMLARSVGRGQRGL
- a CDS encoding phage head closure protein, producing MNLVFLDPGKLTARLELEVRVQTPDGQGGAVESWNVLRSLWTAIEPVSDASHERASVESVTITHRVWLSHRSDIAAGMRFRKGRRILAIRTVMDPDETGRFIVCRCEEESP
- a CDS encoding TIGR02217 family protein, which encodes MAAFHEVRFPLRLALGVSGGPVRRTDIVNLSSGRENRNQRWKNARRAYDAGSGIRSVADLYEVLSFFEARRGELYGFRFRDPVDFKSCPPGEAPAATDHKIGTGDGMMARFQLVKTYADAGGSFTRRVEKPVEASVSVSVEGVRALPSDFSVDHATGMVTFSPGRVPPAGAVIRAGFEFDVPVRFAIDRIDLNLTAFEAGRIPSIPLMEILP